A single genomic interval of Apis cerana isolate GH-2021 linkage group LG14, AcerK_1.0, whole genome shotgun sequence harbors:
- the LOC108001026 gene encoding PTB domain-containing engulfment adapter protein 1 — MRNSTLLKWAQNSANSKNQTSKNGTNRNWIHPPDALQKGHIAYLVKYLGSTEVDQPKGIEVVKEAICKLKFNQQLRKSEGTKTPKVELTISIDGVAIQEPKTKTSSKRIMHQYPLHRISYCADDKGEKKFFSFIAKEEGAERHTCFVFVSDKLAEEITLTIGQAFDLAYRRFLETSGKDLETQRRCMILQQKIKRLEHENNVYRQRLQDIAAIKGSADVSAYLSQHNLPDILHVPGATNETVQVNGLGNKSSLGLNNDSNGNTSNGSQQPPPVPPRSFEKTFDDNFMGNEPTPTPSVGTKLEGLLMDEFEEDFNPRAYESAINGLANHQTNHNNLLNSQVSSNSNFFSQSNGTTSPPPLLAPPPKAKDSRRQNGVKEDLFGSIPFNPTPSVNTKSEFNDPFEMGEFGATTTISNPSQQELENAIGLLDKKLLEMKDGFSRGLSIDTDDFSLESLDPLRN, encoded by the exons ATGAGAAACTCAACGTTATTGAAATGGGCACAGAATTCAGCGAATAGTAAAAACCAAACGAGCAAAAATG gaaCGAATAGGAACTGGATACACCCACCAGATGCACTCCAAAAAGGTCACATCGCCTACTTAGTCAAg tatttggGCAGCACAGAAGTGGATCAACCCAAAGGTATTGAAGTTGTTAAAGAAGCCAtttgcaaattgaaatttaatcaacaaTTAAGGAAAAGCGAAGGTACGAAGACTCCAAAGGTGGAACTCACTATAAGCATTGATGGAGTTGCTATTCAAGAACCTAAAACGAAAACTTCGTCAAaa cGGATTATGCATCAATATCCACTGCATAGAATATCATACTGTGCTGATGATAAgggcgaaaaaaaattcttcagcTTTATCGCGAAAGAAGAAGGTGCCGAGAGACATACATGTTTTGTCTTTGTTAGCGATAAATTAGCTGAAGAGATCACGTTGACAATTGGTCAAGCATTTGATTTAGCTTATAGGCGATTCTTAGAAACATCTGGAAAAGATTTAGAAACACAAAGGCGTTGCATGATAttacaacaaaaaataaaacgactGGAACATGAAAATAACGTATATCGTCAGCGGTTACAAGACATAGCTGCTATTAAAGGATCg GCTGACGTGTCAGCATATTTGTCACAACACAATCTTCCGGATATCCTGCACGTGCCTGGAGCTACAAATGAAACAGTGCAAGTAAATGGACTGGGAAATAAATCTTCTCTTGGTTTAAACAACGATAGCAATGGAAATACTTCCAATGGATCTCAACAACCACCTCCAGTTCCTCCAAGaagttttgaaaaaacatTTGACGATAATTTTATGgg aaatgaacCTACTCCTACACCATCAGTTGGTACCAAATTGGAAGGACTTTTGATGGATGAATTTGAGGAAGATTTTAATCCTAGAGCATATGAAAGTGCGATCAATGGCTTGGCGAATCATCAAACGAATCATAATAATCTTCTAAATAGTCAAGTATCTtcgaattccaattttttctcaCAAAGCAATGGTACTACAAGTCCTCCACCATTAT TGGCTCCACCACCAAAAGCAAAGGATTCAAGACGTCAAAATGGAgtaaaagaagatttatttgGTAGCATTCCTTTCAATCCCACCCCATCCGTAAACACAAAAAGTGAATTCAATGATCCATTTGAAATGGGTGAATTTGGAGCTACAACAACTATTTCTAATCCTAGCCAACAAGAATTAGAAAATGCGATCGGTctcttagataaaaaattactcgaaatgaag GATGGTTTTAGTAGGGGCTTATCAATTGATACTGACGATTTCTCGTTGGAAAGTTTGGATCCACtgcgaaattga
- the LOC108000963 gene encoding uncharacterized protein LOC108000963 isoform X2, which translates to MSGRVQKESGDESDRIDDAVDPRVQIELERLNTATDDINKLEVDLDEARATFRELLCESTLKIDSLAKKLGTCIDKSRPYYDARFKAKEALHETQKAAIRFERANSQHAAAKEMVYLAEEGLRTEGRCFDHAWQEMLNHATARVNESEHERALSEAEHRHTTALYHKAEHEVQRLQRELKRAIAKSRPYYEMKAHFNQMLEEQKLRVSALERSVGEAKMTYAEALRNLEKISDEIHRTRKYDGADDFDKSSRDNIDQQPSLQPNTTTSTDSSVTGSPDSTDYTSDEYLRLPDKMSPNMQCPVPTRIDREPSSEYLGLSNLNLSSTEPRKYIKRDRPKSIAATDTKHIITLNQTSSSTSRLSDLSNILSPIEKRVKIQTPVDTKNTNTTVQNGEEWTEISLNNSPDEIYYNNEVYSDDEDQIPYKPLPMDLSPESNNPPNGANIESFNELSSRKKLITQKSLPTMPKGNEISLSNEKKIEVTRSPSIKNKSKLDTSLTNWITRSSAGSEASGGSSANSSRRQSLDMLWSAGTGEKVKEFLNHGMMILNISSLTDRRSNEPKIVDRDKEKCEKSEKVEGKGKKVPSPLEKTMTYLNADEETSDSESLASVEMLTEDQISSLMMEPDMNQVCQEILGTPLVEVCPLLQQLQQQQ; encoded by the exons atgagTGGACGTGTGCAAAAAGAAAGTGGCGATGAGTCTGATCGTATTGACGATGCAGTGGATCCTAGAGTACAG attgaaCTTGAAAGATTAAATACTGCTACTGATGATATTAACAAACTTGAAGTTGATTTAGAT GAAGCAAGAGCAACTTTTAGAGAATTACTTTGTGAATctacattaaaaattgatagctTAGCTAAGAAACTTGGTACATGTATTGATAAATCTAGGCCATATTATGATGCTAGATTTAAAGCAAAAGaa GCTTTACATGAAACACAAAAGGCTGCAATTAGATTTGAAAGAGCAAATAGTCAGCATGCAGCAGCAAAAGAAATGGTTTATTTAGCTGAAGAAGGATTAAGAACTGAGGGAAGATGTTTTGATCATGCTTGGCAg GAAATGTTAAATCATGCAACTGCCAGAGTTAATGAATCTGAGCATGAGCGAGCTTTATCAGAAGCAGAACACAGACACACTACTGCACTATATCATAAAGCAGAACATGAAGTTCAAAGATTACAACGTGAACTAAAACGTGCAATTGCTAAATCTAG gccatattacgaaatgaaagcgcattttaatcaaatgttggaagaacaaaaattaagaGTAAGTGCATTAGAAAGATCAGTTGGTGAAGCTAAAATGACTTATGCAGAAGCACtcagaaatttagaaaaaatcagCGATGAAATTCACAgg ACTAGAAAATATGATGGAGCGgatgattttgataaatccTCGAGAGATAACATTGATCAACAACCTTCTTTACAACCCAATACAACAACTTCAACTGATTCTAGTGTTACTGGATCACCTGATAGTACAGATTATACTAGTGATGAATACTTACGCCTTCCTGATAAGATGAGTCCTAATATGCAATGCCCTGTGCCTACAaga atcgATAGAGAGCCTTCTTCTGAATATTTGGGCCTAAGCAATTTAAATCTCTCATCCACAGAAcctcgaaaatatataaagcgaGACCGTCCAAAAAGCATTGCAGCAACTGATACAAAACATATCATAACGTTAAATCAAACAAGTTCTTCAACTTCAAGATTATCAGActtatcaaatattctttctccTATAGAAAAACGAGTAAAAATACAAACACCAGTAGATACAAAAAATACTAATACTACAGTACAAAATGGAGAGGAATGGACAGaaattagtttaaataattctccAGACgagatatattacaataatgaaGTATATTCCGATGATGAAGATCAAATTCCTTACAAACCATTACCAATGGACTTAAGTCCGGAAAGTAATAATCCACCTAATGGTGCAAATATTGAATCATTCAATGAATTATCtagtcgaaaaaaattaataactcaaAAATCATTACCTACCATGCcaaaaggaaacgaaattaGTTTAagcaatgaaaagaaaatagaagtaACAAGAAGtccatcaataaaaaataaaagtaaacttGATACTAGTTTAACTAATTGGATAACCAGAAGTTCTGCTGGTAGTGAGGCTAGTGGAGGCAGTTCAG CTAATTCGAGTAGAAGACAATCTCTTGATATGTTATGGAGTGCCGGCACGggagaaaaagtaaaagaatttcTCAATCATGGAATGATGATATTGAACATATCTAGCCTTACAGATCGACGTTCTAATGAACCAAAGATAGTAGATAGAGATAaggaaaaatgtgaaaaatccGAAAAAgtagaaggaaaaggaaaaaaagttcCTAGTCCATTGGAAAAAACAATGACCTATCTTAATGCTGATGAAGAAACATCCGATAGTGAAAGTTTAGCaag tGTGGAAATGTTAACGGAGGATCAGATTTCTTCACTTATGATGGAACCTGATATGAATCAAGTATGTCAAGAAATTTTAGGAACACCTTTAGTTGAAGTGTGTCCATTATTGCAACAattacaacaacaacaatag
- the LOC108000963 gene encoding uncharacterized protein LOC108000963 isoform X1 — protein MSGRVQKESGDESDRIDDAVDPRVQIELERLNTATDDINKLEVDLDEARATFRELLCESTLKIDSLAKKLGTCIDKSRPYYDARFKAKEALHETQKAAIRFERANSQHAAAKEMVYLAEEGLRTEGRCFDHAWQEMLNHATARVNESEHERALSEAEHRHTTALYHKAEHEVQRLQRELKRAIAKSSMGARRSLLLINSIAYRHNLLMLPYYEMKAHFNQMLEEQKLRVSALERSVGEAKMTYAEALRNLEKISDEIHRTRKYDGADDFDKSSRDNIDQQPSLQPNTTTSTDSSVTGSPDSTDYTSDEYLRLPDKMSPNMQCPVPTRIDREPSSEYLGLSNLNLSSTEPRKYIKRDRPKSIAATDTKHIITLNQTSSSTSRLSDLSNILSPIEKRVKIQTPVDTKNTNTTVQNGEEWTEISLNNSPDEIYYNNEVYSDDEDQIPYKPLPMDLSPESNNPPNGANIESFNELSSRKKLITQKSLPTMPKGNEISLSNEKKIEVTRSPSIKNKSKLDTSLTNWITRSSAGSEASGGSSANSSRRQSLDMLWSAGTGEKVKEFLNHGMMILNISSLTDRRSNEPKIVDRDKEKCEKSEKVEGKGKKVPSPLEKTMTYLNADEETSDSESLASVEMLTEDQISSLMMEPDMNQVCQEILGTPLVEVCPLLQQLQQQQ, from the exons atgagTGGACGTGTGCAAAAAGAAAGTGGCGATGAGTCTGATCGTATTGACGATGCAGTGGATCCTAGAGTACAG attgaaCTTGAAAGATTAAATACTGCTACTGATGATATTAACAAACTTGAAGTTGATTTAGAT GAAGCAAGAGCAACTTTTAGAGAATTACTTTGTGAATctacattaaaaattgatagctTAGCTAAGAAACTTGGTACATGTATTGATAAATCTAGGCCATATTATGATGCTAGATTTAAAGCAAAAGaa GCTTTACATGAAACACAAAAGGCTGCAATTAGATTTGAAAGAGCAAATAGTCAGCATGCAGCAGCAAAAGAAATGGTTTATTTAGCTGAAGAAGGATTAAGAACTGAGGGAAGATGTTTTGATCATGCTTGGCAg GAAATGTTAAATCATGCAACTGCCAGAGTTAATGAATCTGAGCATGAGCGAGCTTTATCAGAAGCAGAACACAGACACACTACTGCACTATATCATAAAGCAGAACATGAAGTTCAAAGATTACAACGTGAACTAAAACGTGCAATTGCTAAATCTAG TATGGGTGCACGTCGCAGCTTGCTTCTGATAAACAGTATCGCCTACAGGCACAACTTGCTCATGTT gccatattacgaaatgaaagcgcattttaatcaaatgttggaagaacaaaaattaagaGTAAGTGCATTAGAAAGATCAGTTGGTGAAGCTAAAATGACTTATGCAGAAGCACtcagaaatttagaaaaaatcagCGATGAAATTCACAgg ACTAGAAAATATGATGGAGCGgatgattttgataaatccTCGAGAGATAACATTGATCAACAACCTTCTTTACAACCCAATACAACAACTTCAACTGATTCTAGTGTTACTGGATCACCTGATAGTACAGATTATACTAGTGATGAATACTTACGCCTTCCTGATAAGATGAGTCCTAATATGCAATGCCCTGTGCCTACAaga atcgATAGAGAGCCTTCTTCTGAATATTTGGGCCTAAGCAATTTAAATCTCTCATCCACAGAAcctcgaaaatatataaagcgaGACCGTCCAAAAAGCATTGCAGCAACTGATACAAAACATATCATAACGTTAAATCAAACAAGTTCTTCAACTTCAAGATTATCAGActtatcaaatattctttctccTATAGAAAAACGAGTAAAAATACAAACACCAGTAGATACAAAAAATACTAATACTACAGTACAAAATGGAGAGGAATGGACAGaaattagtttaaataattctccAGACgagatatattacaataatgaaGTATATTCCGATGATGAAGATCAAATTCCTTACAAACCATTACCAATGGACTTAAGTCCGGAAAGTAATAATCCACCTAATGGTGCAAATATTGAATCATTCAATGAATTATCtagtcgaaaaaaattaataactcaaAAATCATTACCTACCATGCcaaaaggaaacgaaattaGTTTAagcaatgaaaagaaaatagaagtaACAAGAAGtccatcaataaaaaataaaagtaaacttGATACTAGTTTAACTAATTGGATAACCAGAAGTTCTGCTGGTAGTGAGGCTAGTGGAGGCAGTTCAG CTAATTCGAGTAGAAGACAATCTCTTGATATGTTATGGAGTGCCGGCACGggagaaaaagtaaaagaatttcTCAATCATGGAATGATGATATTGAACATATCTAGCCTTACAGATCGACGTTCTAATGAACCAAAGATAGTAGATAGAGATAaggaaaaatgtgaaaaatccGAAAAAgtagaaggaaaaggaaaaaaagttcCTAGTCCATTGGAAAAAACAATGACCTATCTTAATGCTGATGAAGAAACATCCGATAGTGAAAGTTTAGCaag tGTGGAAATGTTAACGGAGGATCAGATTTCTTCACTTATGATGGAACCTGATATGAATCAAGTATGTCAAGAAATTTTAGGAACACCTTTAGTTGAAGTGTGTCCATTATTGCAACAattacaacaacaacaatag